The Euphorbia lathyris chromosome 3, ddEupLath1.1, whole genome shotgun sequence genome contains a region encoding:
- the LOC136222095 gene encoding cysteine-rich receptor-like protein kinase 44, which produces MEEVVKYATGEVNSTSNQTIYVRMQCFPDLAPSSCRYCLRQAVIHYEGCCHGKVGGYVQKPSCWFRWDLYPFYNFSGFSTAPYPSPPSPPSPSPFSGFSTAPSPSPLPPPSPTPFIILKEKGGIPSTTVVIIVVAVVSFLVLMNLLYILYHRKKTSNLQHIKDSHEDKDEISTVESLQFDIETLQIATNHFSPDNKLGEGGFGAVYKGKLPDGRTVAVKRWSKDSSQGKVEFENEVLLLAKLQHRNLVRLFEYCFQETERLLVYEFILNTSLDCYIFDSQKRLILVWNKRYKIIEGIARGILYLHQDSRIQIIHRDLKPSNILLDGQMNPKISDFGTARLFEVDQSQIATRRIVGTYGYMAPEYAMHGQISIKSDVYSFGVLVLEILSGQKVSHFGYGEVNDENLLTHAWRNWNAGTPLNVIDKISLSNGSVQEMIRCIHIGLLCVQEDLGKRPTMSSIVLMLSSSCVSLPIPSTPAYFMSTIDEFEAQQSFKYHLFTTDESVNQMSLSDQGPR; this is translated from the exons ATGGAAGAAGTGGTGAAGTATGCAACAGGCGAAGTGAATTCAACTTCAAATCAGACTATATATGTACGGATGCAGTGTTTTCCTGATTTGGCACCCAGTAGTTGCAG ATATTGCTTACGACAAGCAGTAATTCATTATGAAGGATGTTGCCATGGGAAAGTTGGAGGATATGTTCAGAAGCCAAGTTGTTGGTTCAGATGGGATCTTTATCCTTTCTACAATTTTTCTGGTTTTTCTACTGCTCCTTACCCATCTCCTCCGTCTCCTCCTAGTCCTAGTCCTTTTTCTGGTTTTTCTACTGCTCCTTCCCCGTCTCCTCTGCCTCCTCCTAGTCCTACTCCTTTTATTATACTAAAag AAAAGGGAGGCATTCCATCTACAACTGTCGTGATTATCGTTGTTGCGGTCGTCAGTTTCTTAGTTCTGATGAATTTATTATACATATTATACCATAGAAAGAAGACATCTAATCTCCAACATATCAAAG aCTCTCATGAAGACAAGGATGAAATTAGTACTGTTGAGTCCTTGCAATTTGATATTGAGACTCTCCAAATTGCTACGAATCATTTCTCACCTGACAATAAGCTCGGAGAAGGCGGATTTGGGGCCGTTTACAAG GGCAAGCTACCCGATGGACGAACTGTAGCTGTGAAGAGATGGTCAAAAGATTCATCACAAGGAAAGGTTGAATTTGAAAATGAGGTCCTATTATTAGCGAAGCTTCAACACAGAAACTTGGTTAGACTTTTTGAGTATTGTTTCCAAGAGACAGAAAGACTTCTCGTCTATGAGTTCATTCTGAATACGAGCCTTGATTGCTATATCTTTG ATTCTCAAAAGCGATTAATACTAGTTTGGAACAAACGATATAAAATCATAGAGGGTATTGCTCGAGGAATTCTTTATCTTCATCAAGATTCTCGAATTCAAATTATTCATCGGGACCTCAAACCAAGCAATATTCTGTTAGATGGCCAAATGAATCCAAAAATCTCCGATTTTGGAACTGCAAGATTGTTTGAGGTGGATCAATCTCAAATTGCCACTCGTAGAATTGTCGGAACCTA TGGATATATGGCTCCAGAATATGCAATGCATGGCCAAATCTCAATAAAATCGGATGTATATAGCTTTGGTGTGCTTGTTTTGGAAATCTTAAGTGGTCAAAAAGTTAGTCATTTTGGTTATGGTGAAGTCAACGACGAGAATCTTTTAACTCAT gcaTGGAGAAATTGGAATGCAGGAACACCATTGAATGTGATAGATAAAATATCATTGAGCAATGGTTCAGTACAAGAAATGATAAGATGTATTCATATTGGGTTACTATGTGTTCAAGAAGATTTAGGGAAAAGGCCAACTATGTCCTCCATTGTTCTAATGCTTAGCAGTAGCTGTGTCTCTCTTCCTATACCTTCCACACCTGCATATTTCATGAGTACTATAGATGAATTTGAAGCACAACAATCATTTAAGTATCACTTATTCACTACAGATGAATCGGTAAACCAGATGTCATTAAGTGATCAAGGTCCTCGATGA